In Aquipuribacter hungaricus, the sequence GGCGGGGCGGGGGCCTCGGGCTCGACGCCGTCGCGGTCGGCGGCCGGGCTGCGGCCGGCCAGCACGAACGACGCCGCCACCGCGTGCGAGGCGGTCGCCACGACCGGCGACCCGTCACGGGGGCAGCACGCGGGGTCCGGGCAGAGCAGGGAGCGGAACCGGCCCGGCCCGACGAGCAGGACGTCGAGGACGTCGAGGGGTCCGTCCGGCCAGGGCGCGTCCACGTCGGCGTCCGCGTCGGCGTCCGCGTCCGGCCACGCCCCGTCCGGGCCGGCCGTGCCGTCCGCCCAGGGCGGGTCCAGGACGTCGAGGACCCGCCGGACCGCGTCCTCGCCGAGGTCGGCCGGCTCGACGTCGGCGTAGACCACGGCGAGCGCGCGGTCGCAGCCGTTGCGGCGCAGCACCTGCGACGCGTGCTGCCAGACCGCCGCCAGGACGCCGCCGTCGTCCCCTGCCCGCTCGCCGTCACCGTCACCGGCCCTCCCGCCGCCGCCGGTGCCGAGGACGGCGCTGGTCGGCAGGTCCGCCCGCAGCGTCGGCCCGACGCCACGGTCCCCGTCCACCCCGACGACGACGAGCGAGCGCCTCGGCGTGAAGCCCAGCAGGTAGGGCACGGCCGCGACCACCCCCGCGGGGTCCTGGAGGCGGACCGTCGGGACGGCGGGGCGCGGGCGGGGCAGGTGGTCGGCAGGTCGGGTCGTCATGCCCCGAGCCTGCGGCGGCCGGCAGCCCTCGGACGGGGCCTCTGCCGCCTGTGGACAGCGCCGCGGACCTGGGGACGGTGGCCCGGCCGGTCAGTCCGCCGGGCCCCACGACGGCAGACCGGGCGGCGGCCGGCTCAGCGCAGGACGTCCCCGTCGACGACCTTGCTCTCCGCGTCCTCCCAGGCCAGGAAGCCGTCGACCTCGGCGAGGACGGCGCCCGCGACCCAGGCGGCCACCAGAGCGTCGTCGGCCATGCCGAACACCCCGAGCAGCACCTCGGGCACGAGGTCCACGGGCGACACCACGTACAGCGCACCGACGGCGAGGCCGAGCACCCGCTGCCGGTCCCAGCCGCGGTACGTCCCGCCCCTCGCCGCGCGGACGAGCCGGGGCAGCGCCGCCAGCCGGTCCCCCACGCTGTGGGTGCTGTCGCCGCGCACCGTCTCGAGCAGCACCTTCAGGGCCGCCGCACGTCCAGGCCTCATCGACGTCTCCCGCGCTCGTGGACCGGCCGGCGCCGGGTCCTCCCCGTCACGGTACGCCCGGTAGCGAGCACGTCCTCAGCCCAGGGCGGCGAGCTCGCGGGCCAGGTCGTCCAGCCCGAGCGCGCCCGTGCCCAGGGCGGCCATGTGCCAGGCCCTGAGGTCGAGCTCGCGGCCCTCGCTCGCCGCACGGGCCCGGGCGGCCTCGCGGCCGGCGAGCCAGGCCCGCTCCCCGAGCTTGTAGCTGATCGCCTGGCCGGGCATGCCGAGGTAGCGGACCACCTCGGAGTCAATGAAGGCCTGCGTCATGCCGGTCCGCTCGCCGAGGAAGCGGCCCGCGAGCTCGGGCGTCCAGCGCTGCCCCGGGGCGAACACCGGCAGGCCGTGCTGGTCGTCGGGGACGGTGAGCCCCAGGTGCATGCCGATGTCGACCACCACCCGGGCGGCCCGCAGCGCCTGCGCCGACAGGTAGCCCATGAGGTGCCCCGGGTCGGTGAGGTAGCCGAGCTCGTCCATGAGCCGCTCGGCGTACAGCGCCCAGCCCTCGGTGGCGGCGGAGACCGAGCCGGTCGAGGTCTGGAACATCGACAGCTCGCCGGACAGGTAGGCCCACTGCGCCAGCTGCAGGTGGTGGCCCGGGACGCCCTCGTGGTACCAGGTGGACACCAGGTCCCACATCGGAAACCGCTCGCGGCCGAGGGTCGGCAGCCAGGTCCGACCGGGACGGACCAGGTCGAGGCTGGGGCGCGAGTAGTACGGCGCCGCCGCGGACCCCGGGGGCGCGATCATCGCCTCGACCCTGCGGATGGGCTCGGCGATGTCGAAGTGGCGCCCGTCGAGCTCCTCGACCGCCGTGTCCATCATCTGCTGCAGCCGCTGCCGCACCTCCTCGACGCCGTCGACGGCCTCGCCGTGCGCCTCGAGGTGGTCCATGGCCTCCTTGGGGGTGGACCCCGGGAGCACCTGCCCGGCGACCTCGACCATGCGGGCGTGGATGGCGGCCAGGTCGCGCCAGCCCCAGCCGTAGGCCTCCAGCGGGTCGATGTCCGAGCCCGTCCAGCGGCGCGCCCCGACGAGGTACCGCTCGCGCCCCACGGCGTCCGGGGCGTCCTGGACGACGGGCAGGTACTGCTCGGCCAGCAGCGTGCGCAGCGCGAGGACACCGCGCTGCGCCGACTGCCCGGCCTCCTGGGCCTGCTGCCGCAGCCCGGCGGGGACGTCCTCCTCGCACCGGTCGAGCAGGCCGGCCAGGTGCTCGGCGTACCAGCCTCTCCCCTGCCCGACCGCCGCCCAGGCGTCCAGCTGGTCGAGGACGGCGGTGACCTGCGCGGGACCGCCGGGCAGGCCCTGCTCCAGCCCGTGCAGGAGGGTGGCGCCGTACTCGGCGTAGGCCCGCTCGACGAGGGCGACCCGCCGGACCGCCACCCCCACCTGCTCCGCCGTCGCGCCGGGCAGCAGCACGACGGCGGTGCGGACGGCCTGGACGGGCGAGAACAGCGTGCCGAGGGAGCGGAGGTGCTCCCCGGCGTCGTGGGCGGCCAGGGCGGCGCCGAGGCGCTCCCGCAGCAGCGCGGCGCAGCGGCGCTCGGCGTCGACGTCGGCGCGGACCAGCCCCTGCTCGACGAGGGCGTCGAGGTCGGCGAGCGTCGAGCGCTGCAGCGCGGCCAGGTCGTCGGCCGCCCCGGGGGTGAGCCTGGGCAGCCCGTCGGCGAGCGGGTCGGTGCCCAGGGCGGTGGCCAGCGAGGGGTCCAGCTCGGTGCACGCGCGCACGTAGTCGTCGGCCACCCGGCGGACGGCGCGCGCGTCG encodes:
- a CDS encoding DUF4192 family protein; its protein translation is MTTRPADHLPRPRPAVPTVRLQDPAGVVAAVPYLLGFTPRRSLVVVGVDGDRGVGPTLRADLPTSAVLGTGGGGRAGDGDGERAGDDGGVLAAVWQHASQVLRRNGCDRALAVVYADVEPADLGEDAVRRVLDVLDPPWADGTAGPDGAWPDADADADADVDAPWPDGPLDVLDVLLVGPGRFRSLLCPDPACCPRDGSPVVATASHAVAASFVLAGRSPAADRDGVEPEAPAPP
- a CDS encoding YkvA family protein, producing MRPGRAAALKVLLETVRGDSTHSVGDRLAALPRLVRAARGGTYRGWDRQRVLGLAVGALYVVSPVDLVPEVLLGVFGMADDALVAAWVAGAVLAEVDGFLAWEDAESKVVDGDVLR
- a CDS encoding DUF885 domain-containing protein is translated as MTTDATTSQTPAGPDARAVRRVADDYVRACTELDPSLATALGTDPLADGLPRLTPGAADDLAALQRSTLADLDALVEQGLVRADVDAERRCAALLRERLGAALAAHDAGEHLRSLGTLFSPVQAVRTAVVLLPGATAEQVGVAVRRVALVERAYAEYGATLLHGLEQGLPGGPAQVTAVLDQLDAWAAVGQGRGWYAEHLAGLLDRCEEDVPAGLRQQAQEAGQSAQRGVLALRTLLAEQYLPVVQDAPDAVGRERYLVGARRWTGSDIDPLEAYGWGWRDLAAIHARMVEVAGQVLPGSTPKEAMDHLEAHGEAVDGVEEVRQRLQQMMDTAVEELDGRHFDIAEPIRRVEAMIAPPGSAAAPYYSRPSLDLVRPGRTWLPTLGRERFPMWDLVSTWYHEGVPGHHLQLAQWAYLSGELSMFQTSTGSVSAATEGWALYAERLMDELGYLTDPGHLMGYLSAQALRAARVVVDIGMHLGLTVPDDQHGLPVFAPGQRWTPELAGRFLGERTGMTQAFIDSEVVRYLGMPGQAISYKLGERAWLAGREAARARAASEGRELDLRAWHMAALGTGALGLDDLARELAALG